CCCCTCATTGGTCTTATTATCACTCGAGCTTGCAAAATGAGTACGGAGTTTAGTTACACTTTTGTATACCTTTTGTTGCACAATTAGATGAGGTTATTAGCAAAACCTGGTgatgaaaactcgagaagagttGTGTCTTCTGGAGGCGGTAGTCGTGAGCTCCTCCAAGCAACGAGCAACTTGATTTGGATTCTTACATGCATCACACGTTTTTTTGCATTGCTGCACAGGAAACTGTTTGCAACAAAGAAAATCAGCGGCGTAAAATTTAATGAATCACTTAAAGATTTGATTCATCATGAATCAGTGAACACACAAGTCACACCTCTTCACCAAAGCTCTCAAGAATCTTTTTTCGTCGGCATCCAGAACCTTCGCAGTATCTCACAATCTAAACTCATGCATCATTAATGAGAATAACTTTCAACTGAAATACAGAGAGCctgaaagaaaacaagaaagcaTTTTACCTGGTCGAAGTTAGATGTTGTAGGCTTCTTTGAGGATGGAGATTTCTTATTCTCCGAGTTCCGCAGTAGAAACTCCTAGCAAAGAGTTGATAAAGTAAGTTAAGTAACTTACTCATAAACTAAAAGCTGTGAAGTAAAAAACTGTCATAACCAGGTTATCATTACCATTTTCTTTCTATCGTCTACACCATAGTATAATACACTTCTTGAAGGTAGCTGATCCCGACCTGCTCTACCGGACTCTTGGTAGAAAGATTCCATCGATTTTGGAACGTTGAAGTGGCAAACCATTCTCACGTCCTTCTTATCTATACCCTATAAAGTCGGTTGTCTGATCATGCTTCAGTGCATAAGaagtaaatttaagaaaaaatatgcaGCATGAGGAAGAAATTTTGTTTACCATCCTGTAGATAAACCATTAGAACGTTTATCAAGTGCCCCCAAGAGCTCCCAAACATAGTAAGACGCAAAGAATATGATCATATTAAACCAAGAACCCAAATGCAAGGTAACTCAGAGAGTTGTTCATACCCGAAAGCCACTGTGGCAACAATAACTTGCTTCTTCGAGGACAACCAGTCATCTAAAACAGTACTTCTCAGTTTACTCTGGAGTCCTGCATGATAGGCTGCAAACATAAAGATTAGCACAAATCAGCTTGCTCGATTCTTAAGCAGGTAAAGGCACAAGGGACGTTTTTACCAGCAGAAGAGATCCCAGTACTGGAAAGATGAAGAGACAAGTCATCACAGGTTGTACGCTCAAGGCAATAGATAATTGCACATATATTTCCACATGACTTGAGCAAGTTGCACAAATCAGTATAAGCGTTATCTATAAGTTCTTTGTACCGAACTGCACCAACGAAAAAACTTATTCAGATGATAGGAAAGCAAAACAACGTTGTGAACTCCTCATGACTTTTTATCGAGAGAAAATAATAGCTAAAAGGGAAACAAACCTTCATAGAAGATATTTGGACGATTGAAAGAAGACTTGAGGACCAAAGGATTCCGCAAACTCAAGGAGTCAATCACATCCTTTTGCACCCTGCAAAGTACTGCTGTTGACAAAAGGCTCTACAATTTACAAATATGTTCTTATAATGCACTGAAACAGAAGATTACTTAGGAGCAGCAGTAGCGGTTAGAGCCAACATTGGAACATCAGCCAAAGAATCTCTTAAGTTTGAAAGTTGACGATAGCTAGGTCTGTTTTAACCACAAAATAAGTTAGAGAATAGCAAGCGCCCACAGAAAAGAATGCTTACACAATGACCACTTATAAACCTGAAGTCGTGGCCCCATGATGAGATGCAATGTGCCTGAAATATACATAAAACAGTCGAGAGAAATTAAACCCACCACATCCAAGCTCAATACCTGAAGCTTTCCTGCTAACTCTTGTACAAACATTACACGGACTTACCTCGTCTATGGCTATAAGATTCAGTAAACCCCTGTCACGGAGCTTTCTCAGCTTCAGCATAAATCCTTTCGTCGCAATCAGTTCTGGAGTTACATACAGCAATCTCACAGAGGGTTTTCCAGAATCAAGGTCCTCGTGGATCTAAAACCAAAGTTCGAGAATCACATAAATGAgattaaacaataaaacaaatccAAGAAGTTATTTCATTCAATCCAAGATATATCGAGGAATAATCAACAAAAACACTTGAAGTGAAACAAACTGAAGAACGTTTCCAAGTGATTTACTCAAACATTATAACAAAACACATGGCATGAATCTTGAATTCTAGCATTCTACCAACAATGGGAATTTATTTACGttgcatatatatacacatagatACACAGAGGATATCCAACTCACCTTGTTCCTAACATGTGTAGCTTGAGTGGACGAGAGATACTCAGCAGCAATACCTTTCTCCTTCAACGCCATCACTTGGTTCTCCTTTATTAAACAAAGAATCATCTTTTCAAAAACCCAAGCTTATAGAGAAAGAAGCATGAGAAAAGTACAATGACACTCACCATCAAAGCTGAGAAAGCAAACAcacagaaacaaacaaacagttaaaacctcaaaaaaaaaaaaaacacagattctccattcaTGGAAAAACAAACAGAATTTTTGTACCAATCAAAGGAGAAACAACAAGGACGATTCCAGGTTTAGCCAGCGCAGGTATCTGATAACAAATCGATTTCCCTCCTCCCGTCGGCATCAAGCAAAAGCAATCCCTTCCtgccaaattaaaaaaaaacgaaggatgattcaaagagagagatagaaacCAGAAAAGGATTTTGAATAGGTGTGTTACGACGACTTTTACCGGATACAACAGCTTGAATCGCCTCTAGCTGCTTCCCTCTGAAATCTGCATGGCCGAAATGCCATCTCAATAGCTTCACCAGTGCTTCTTTTCCGCCGCCGACGTTCTTATCTGAGCGGTGAACGTTTTGCACCGGTAACGGCGATTTCTTCATGTCTCCGATCGAGTCTCCGACGACAAATGTGTGTCGACGACGCTTCCTTAAAGACGACGATACGGGAAAGTGATGACCCAAAACGGTGTCGTTTTAATACTGCGCTAACCAAACCAACCGGACTATTAATTAGTTAACCGGTCGCAATAGACGAAAACTATCCTGAGACAAATGTTCACACCCGGTTCGATTCTGGTTTACTAATTGCCCAATCGATATGATATGGCGGGTGCCGGGTGGGAAACCTGTTGCGTCGTTTAATAGCGTTATCAATGAACACCACGTCGTGTAAATCATATGAAAACGACATGAAAGT
This Raphanus sativus cultivar WK10039 unplaced genomic scaffold, ASM80110v3 Scaffold0016, whole genome shotgun sequence DNA region includes the following protein-coding sequences:
- the LOC108821900 gene encoding ATP-dependent DNA helicase Q-like 3, whose amino-acid sequence is MKKSPLPVQNVHRSDKNVGGGKEALVKLLRWHFGHADFRGKQLEAIQAVVSGRDCFCLMPTGGGKSICYQIPALAKPGIVLVVSPLIALMENQVMALKEKGIAAEYLSSTQATHVRNKIHEDLDSGKPSVRLLYVTPELIATKGFMLKLRKLRDRGLLNLIAIDEAHCISSWGHDFRPSYRQLSNLRDSLADVPMLALTATAAPKVQKDVIDSLSLRNPLVLKSSFNRPNIFYEVRYKELIDNAYTDLCNLLKSCGNICAIIYCLERTTCDDLSLHLSSTGISSAAYHAGLQSKLRSTVLDDWLSSKKQVIVATVAFGMGIDKKDVRMVCHFNVPKSMESFYQESGRAGRDQLPSRSVLYYGVDDRKKMEFLLRNSENKKSPSSKKPTTSNFDQIVRYCEGSGCRRKKILESFGEEFPVQQCKKTCDACKNPNQVARCLEELTTTASRRHNSSRVFITSSSDNKTNEGEYSEFWNRNEDGSNSDEEISDSDDGADAVKSIAGPKLSKKLGVDEKLVLLERAEEKYYERNKQVKKSEKNAISETLRESSKQRLLNELTRVLQLLGVEEIDSQNASEFLENECYRKYSKAGKSFYYSQIASTVRWLGTASRDDLMTRLSSVVSYAKGEEPSGESLPMTEPVENIEQEDINTYATELQVDEPTQLLVTSPSRSPIRLPEIPSFSEFVNRRKMKHSTEVSDGKKPAKIMKLQ